In a single window of the Hippocampus zosterae strain Florida chromosome 6, ASM2543408v3, whole genome shotgun sequence genome:
- the LOC127602059 gene encoding gelsolin-like isoform X2: protein MTGWGFTVVFTFKAQAKEHPARDAMAFHPEFELAGLRAGLQVWRVERMEPVPVPESLHGSFYCGDAYVVLKTIQCPGRPLQYRLHYWQGEECSQDEAGAAAILTVQMDDFLRGEPVQYREVQGHESTAFAGYFKSGLKYLAGGVASGFQHVETNDMDVRRLLQVKGRRVVRATEVRLGWESFNRGDTFILDLGKEIIQWSGCHSNHFEKLKATMVSKGIRDDERCGRASLLICDDGSEHGKMMEVLGDKPELPEAQSDDIKMDARNRNLAKLYKVSNADGNLEVAMVAQRSPFSQNALLSSDCFILDNGSNGRIYVWKGKDANAEERRAVLKLSEQFIHKMNYPTHTQVEVLPEHGETPLFTQFFEDWRHPDDVVGMATAYVSNQIARIEKVPFDVTSLHQSEAMAAQHGMFDAGDGDKQVWRVEGQDKVPVDSSMVGQFWGGDSYVILYRYRHKERDGSIIYIWQGAESSQDELAASAILALQLDEELGGGAVQVRVVQGKEPAHFMSMFGGQPMVVYKGGTSRERGQTQPASLRLFQIRANVAGDSRAVEVRASSSSLNSSDVFLLASPSGCWMWKGCGSGSAEVEGARHLAQLLREKPVQVDEGAEEEDFWDALGGREDYCKSLRCEAQMEAHPPRLFACSNKTGTFLMEEVSGELTQEDLAPDDVMLLDAWEQVFVWIGKDSQADEKRDAFVSASRYIESHPGNRDPRTPVVTVKQGFEPPTFTGWFLGWDRGYWNTDPLQRAVQALHA, encoded by the exons ATGACGGGGTGGGGCTTCACCGTCGTCTTCACGTTCAAGGCTCAGGCTAAAGAACATCCTGCAC GTGACGCAATGGCATTCCACCCAGAGTTCGAGCTGGCAGGTCTTCGGGCAGGTCTCCAGGTATGGAGGGTGGAGCGCATGGAGCCTGTTCCTGTTCCCGAGAGTCTTCACGGCTCCTTCTACTGCGGGGATGCATACGTGGTTCTCAAAACCATCCAGTGCCCAGGGCGCCCCCTGCAGTACCGACTGCACTACTGGCAAG GTGAGGAATGTTCCCAGGACGAAGCTGGGGCGGCCGCCATCTTAACGGTCCAGATGGATGACTTCCTGCGTGGTGAGCCAGTCCAATACCGTGAAGTCCAGGGTCATGAATCCACCGCGTTTGCGGGATACTTCAAATCGGGACTCAAGTACTTG GCAGGGGGCGTGGCCTCGGGATTCCAACACGTGGAGACAAACGACATGGACGTCAGGAGACTGCTGCAGGTCAAAGGGCGACGCGTTGTCAGGGCTACCGAAGTCCGCCTCGGTTGGGAGAGTTTTAACAGGGGGGACACCTTCATACTTGACCTGGGGAAG GAGATCATCCAGTGGTCTGGTTGCCATAGTAACCACTTTGAGAAACTGAAGGCCACCATG GTGTCCAAGGGTATCCGTGACGATGAGCGTTGTGGGCGGGCCTCGTTGCTGATCTGCGATGACGGCTCGGAACATGGAAAGATGATGGAG GTGCTGGGGGACAAACCCGAGCTTCCGGAAGCCCAATCGGACGACATCAAGATGGACGCCCGCAACAGGAATCTGGCAAAGCTTTACAAG GTGTCGAATGCAGACGGCAACTTGGAAGTGGCCATGGTGGCCCAACGTAGTCCCTTCTCCCAGAATGCTTTGCTGTCCAGCGactgtttcatcctggacaacgGAAGCAACGGACGCATTTACGTGTGGAAAG GGAAGGACGCGAACGCGGAGGAGCGCCGTGCTGTTCTCAAGCTTTCCGAGCAGTTTATCCATAAAATGAATTACCCAACACACActcag GTGGAGGTTCTTCCAGAGCACGGGGAGACGCCGCTCTTCACGCAATTCTTTGAGGACTGGCGCCATCCCGATGACGTGGTTGGCATGGCAACGGCCTACGTGTCCAATCAAATTGCCAGGATTGAAAAG GTCCCGTTTGACGTGACGTCTCTCCACCAATCGGAAGCCATGGCGGCCCAGCATGGGATGTTCGATGCGGGAGACGGCGACAAGCAG GTGTGGCGTGTGGAGGGGCAAGACAAAGTGCCAGTGGACTCGTCGATGGTTGGCCAGTTTTGGGGCGGGGACAGTTACGTCATTCTCTACCGATACCGTCACAAAGAGCGAGATGGCAGCATCATCTACATTTG GCAAGGAGCGGAATCCAGTCAGGACGAGCTCGCCGCCTCGGCCATTTTGGCACTTCAGCTGGATGAGGAACTGGGAGGCGGGGCCGTGCAG GTGCGCGTCGTCCAGGGTAAAGAGCCCGCCCACTTTATGAGCATGTTCGGGGGCCAGCCGATGGTGGTCTACAAGGGCGGGACGTCCAGAGAGCGGGGACAAACGCAACCGGCCAGTCTGCGCCTATTCCAGATTCGAGCCAACGTCGCCGGGGACTCCCGAGCTGTGGAG GTGAGGGCGTCATCCTCCAGTTTGAACTCCAGCGACGTCTTTCTGCTGGCGTCACCTTCGGGATGCTGGATGTGGAAAGGTTGCGGTAGCGGCTCGGCCGAGGTCGAGGGGGCCCGACATCTGGCCCAACTCCTGAGGGAGAAACCTGTCCAGGTCGATGAAGGAGCGGAAGAAG AGGATTTCTGGGATGCGCTGGGTGGCCGCGAGGACTACTGCAAGTCTCTCCGATGTGAAGCTCAAATGGAGGCTCATCCTCCTCGTCTGTTCGCCTGCTCCAACAAGACCGGAACCTTTCTG ATGGAGGAAGTTTCGGGTGAGCTGACCCAGGAAGACCTCGCCCCGGATGATGTCATGCTCTTGGATGCCTGGGAGCAG GTTTTTGTCTGGATTGGAAAGGACTCGCAAGCAGATGAGAAAAGGGATGCGTTTGTTTCAG CTTCGAGGTATATCGAGAGCCACCCGGGCAACAGAGACCCGCGTACGCCGGTGGTGACTGTCAAACAGGGATTCGAACCGCCAACCTTCACGGGGTGGTTCCTGGGCTGGGACCGCGGCTACTGGAACACGGACCCCCTTCAGCGAGCCGTGCAGGCGCTGCACGCCTAA
- the LOC127602059 gene encoding gelsolin-like isoform X1 yields MPSTHATVSFSASGVSVMCSRRASAPPPPAPSLAGDAMAFHPEFELAGLRAGLQVWRVERMEPVPVPESLHGSFYCGDAYVVLKTIQCPGRPLQYRLHYWQGEECSQDEAGAAAILTVQMDDFLRGEPVQYREVQGHESTAFAGYFKSGLKYLAGGVASGFQHVETNDMDVRRLLQVKGRRVVRATEVRLGWESFNRGDTFILDLGKEIIQWSGCHSNHFEKLKATMVSKGIRDDERCGRASLLICDDGSEHGKMMEVLGDKPELPEAQSDDIKMDARNRNLAKLYKVSNADGNLEVAMVAQRSPFSQNALLSSDCFILDNGSNGRIYVWKGKDANAEERRAVLKLSEQFIHKMNYPTHTQVEVLPEHGETPLFTQFFEDWRHPDDVVGMATAYVSNQIARIEKVPFDVTSLHQSEAMAAQHGMFDAGDGDKQVWRVEGQDKVPVDSSMVGQFWGGDSYVILYRYRHKERDGSIIYIWQGAESSQDELAASAILALQLDEELGGGAVQVRVVQGKEPAHFMSMFGGQPMVVYKGGTSRERGQTQPASLRLFQIRANVAGDSRAVEVRASSSSLNSSDVFLLASPSGCWMWKGCGSGSAEVEGARHLAQLLREKPVQVDEGAEEEDFWDALGGREDYCKSLRCEAQMEAHPPRLFACSNKTGTFLMEEVSGELTQEDLAPDDVMLLDAWEQVFVWIGKDSQADEKRDAFVSASRYIESHPGNRDPRTPVVTVKQGFEPPTFTGWFLGWDRGYWNTDPLQRAVQALHA; encoded by the exons ATGCCTAGCACACATGCGACTGTGTCGTTCAGTGCGTCCGGTGTTTCTGTAATGTGTTCAAGACGAGcgtctgcgccccccccccccgccccctcccttgcAGGTGACGCAATGGCATTCCACCCAGAGTTCGAGCTGGCAGGTCTTCGGGCAGGTCTCCAGGTATGGAGGGTGGAGCGCATGGAGCCTGTTCCTGTTCCCGAGAGTCTTCACGGCTCCTTCTACTGCGGGGATGCATACGTGGTTCTCAAAACCATCCAGTGCCCAGGGCGCCCCCTGCAGTACCGACTGCACTACTGGCAAG GTGAGGAATGTTCCCAGGACGAAGCTGGGGCGGCCGCCATCTTAACGGTCCAGATGGATGACTTCCTGCGTGGTGAGCCAGTCCAATACCGTGAAGTCCAGGGTCATGAATCCACCGCGTTTGCGGGATACTTCAAATCGGGACTCAAGTACTTG GCAGGGGGCGTGGCCTCGGGATTCCAACACGTGGAGACAAACGACATGGACGTCAGGAGACTGCTGCAGGTCAAAGGGCGACGCGTTGTCAGGGCTACCGAAGTCCGCCTCGGTTGGGAGAGTTTTAACAGGGGGGACACCTTCATACTTGACCTGGGGAAG GAGATCATCCAGTGGTCTGGTTGCCATAGTAACCACTTTGAGAAACTGAAGGCCACCATG GTGTCCAAGGGTATCCGTGACGATGAGCGTTGTGGGCGGGCCTCGTTGCTGATCTGCGATGACGGCTCGGAACATGGAAAGATGATGGAG GTGCTGGGGGACAAACCCGAGCTTCCGGAAGCCCAATCGGACGACATCAAGATGGACGCCCGCAACAGGAATCTGGCAAAGCTTTACAAG GTGTCGAATGCAGACGGCAACTTGGAAGTGGCCATGGTGGCCCAACGTAGTCCCTTCTCCCAGAATGCTTTGCTGTCCAGCGactgtttcatcctggacaacgGAAGCAACGGACGCATTTACGTGTGGAAAG GGAAGGACGCGAACGCGGAGGAGCGCCGTGCTGTTCTCAAGCTTTCCGAGCAGTTTATCCATAAAATGAATTACCCAACACACActcag GTGGAGGTTCTTCCAGAGCACGGGGAGACGCCGCTCTTCACGCAATTCTTTGAGGACTGGCGCCATCCCGATGACGTGGTTGGCATGGCAACGGCCTACGTGTCCAATCAAATTGCCAGGATTGAAAAG GTCCCGTTTGACGTGACGTCTCTCCACCAATCGGAAGCCATGGCGGCCCAGCATGGGATGTTCGATGCGGGAGACGGCGACAAGCAG GTGTGGCGTGTGGAGGGGCAAGACAAAGTGCCAGTGGACTCGTCGATGGTTGGCCAGTTTTGGGGCGGGGACAGTTACGTCATTCTCTACCGATACCGTCACAAAGAGCGAGATGGCAGCATCATCTACATTTG GCAAGGAGCGGAATCCAGTCAGGACGAGCTCGCCGCCTCGGCCATTTTGGCACTTCAGCTGGATGAGGAACTGGGAGGCGGGGCCGTGCAG GTGCGCGTCGTCCAGGGTAAAGAGCCCGCCCACTTTATGAGCATGTTCGGGGGCCAGCCGATGGTGGTCTACAAGGGCGGGACGTCCAGAGAGCGGGGACAAACGCAACCGGCCAGTCTGCGCCTATTCCAGATTCGAGCCAACGTCGCCGGGGACTCCCGAGCTGTGGAG GTGAGGGCGTCATCCTCCAGTTTGAACTCCAGCGACGTCTTTCTGCTGGCGTCACCTTCGGGATGCTGGATGTGGAAAGGTTGCGGTAGCGGCTCGGCCGAGGTCGAGGGGGCCCGACATCTGGCCCAACTCCTGAGGGAGAAACCTGTCCAGGTCGATGAAGGAGCGGAAGAAG AGGATTTCTGGGATGCGCTGGGTGGCCGCGAGGACTACTGCAAGTCTCTCCGATGTGAAGCTCAAATGGAGGCTCATCCTCCTCGTCTGTTCGCCTGCTCCAACAAGACCGGAACCTTTCTG ATGGAGGAAGTTTCGGGTGAGCTGACCCAGGAAGACCTCGCCCCGGATGATGTCATGCTCTTGGATGCCTGGGAGCAG GTTTTTGTCTGGATTGGAAAGGACTCGCAAGCAGATGAGAAAAGGGATGCGTTTGTTTCAG CTTCGAGGTATATCGAGAGCCACCCGGGCAACAGAGACCCGCGTACGCCGGTGGTGACTGTCAAACAGGGATTCGAACCGCCAACCTTCACGGGGTGGTTCCTGGGCTGGGACCGCGGCTACTGGAACACGGACCCCCTTCAGCGAGCCGTGCAGGCGCTGCACGCCTAA